Proteins encoded together in one Anopheles darlingi chromosome 3, idAnoDarlMG_H_01, whole genome shotgun sequence window:
- the LOC125956543 gene encoding uncharacterized protein LOC125956543 isoform X1 yields MKSSVLQTLLEPAAGITGLGKKQLQQQHRSPAPTCTKNRRDGRPLLLQTADKCGRLPVIACAMVFCLTLYLYFTTTTWVETPQIIVTIPPDDVDLPGPKDQNATKCTTTTTTTTTTPNNNQQDHHHQHQAAHAMMRADELRLTSNSNQIIPQIVPQTNNAPSRSAATIIASDTSTLTVTGNGHGNTEHGTPSRGSSAAVAAAAVIGPGNVTIGPNSPVPKGFLVWGPGCQIMDLNPLAKDVMRLFSKEQFVPCSPKKPLTTIEQNFDNDTVLVRFHPERMESYMPHYMRYVRCCYQSIERSGTKDKADKNFWVGECVAFNQSFLLPATVRNGFLVRCKAGVSEGSKSKKAIYTNAHALVRPVPSVQERIARFNGRVEKRPLSVLMIGIDSISRLNLIRAMPHTAQHLYNTGWFELKGYNKIDDNTYPNLMAILTGYNNSLAYSVCNPRSVGQLEECPFLWKYFADSGYATAYAEDEAGINTFNYHKQGFVVQPTDHYFRPVALAAEKNLSKKLKNSLTFCLGYQNYADYIYQYALDFAVQYRNDPYFGLFWTNTFSHNDISDPSSMDLRMKYYLDQLEERGVLNNSMVVFFSDHGLRFGPVRMLLTGWLEERLPFNFIWLPEWFREEHPEIVQALKINRNRLTNPYDLHATLKHVLELSGRISDLPGPLSCPNCQSIFNEIPWNRSCEETAIESHWCTCANFQPIDKHSVMVRRALAYVFDYVNRDLEEHRNSTASNYACAKLELGAITLAKMARQPKGKLPYDDYLLIFEGKPGGGKFESTVRHHLNRDVFEITGSISRLNEYASQSECMHVDYLRKYCYCQRVKLF; encoded by the exons atgaaatcatcgGTGCTACAGACGCTGCTCGAACCGGCCGCCGGGATCACCGGGCTCGGTAAgaagcagctacagcaacagcatcgatCGCCAGCACCGACATGCACCAAGAATCGGCGCGATGGCCGTcccttgctgctgcaaacaGCGGACAAGTGTGGCCGGCTGCCAGTTATCGCCTGTGCGATGGTGTTCTGTCTCACGCTCTACCTATACTTCACGACCACCACCTGGGTGGAAACGCCCCAGATAATCGTTACCATCCCGCCGGACGACGTCGATCTGCCCGGACCCAAAG atcaaaatgcaacaaaatgcacaaccaccaccaccaccaccaccaccacccccaacaacaaccaacaagaccatcaccaccagcaccaagctGCACATGCGATGATGAGAGCAGATGAGCTGCGTCTCACTTCCAATTCCAATCAAATAATTCCCCAAATCGTTCCTCAAACCAACAACGCACCCTCCCGGTCTGCTGCTACCATCATTGCCTCCGATACCTCAACcctcaccgtcaccgggaACGGTCATGGGAACACGGAACATGGTACACCTTCACGTGGGtcatctgctgctgtcgctgctgctgccgtgatTGGACCGGGAAATGTAACAATCGGTCCGAACTCACCAGTGCCAAAGGGGTTTCTGGTGTGGGGTCCCGGTTGTCAGATCATGGATCTGAATCCCTTGGCCAAGGATGTGATGCGGCTGTTTAGCAAGGAACAGTTTGTACCGTGTAGCCCGAAGAAACCGCTGACGACGATCGAGCAGAACTTCGACAACGatacggtgctggtgcggttTCACCCGGAACGGATGGAATCGTACATGCCACACTACATGCGCTACGTGCGCTGTTGCTATCAGAGCATCGAGCGGTCCGGTACGAAGGATAAGGCGGACAAGAACTTCTG GGTTGGTGAATGCGTTGCCTTCAATCAATCCTTTCTGCTGCCGGCCACGGTCCGGAATGGGTTCCTAGTGCGCTGTAAAGCCGGTGTTTCGGAgggcagcaaatcgaagaAGGCCATCTACACCAATGCACACGCGCTAGTACGGCCAGTACCGAGCGTCCAGGAGCGGATAGCACGGTTTAATGGTCGCGTCGAGAAGCGGCCGCTGAGTGTGCTGATGATCGGTATCGACAGCATATCAAGACTGAATTTGATCCGTGCGATGCCCCATACGGCGCAGCATCTCTACAATACCGGTTGGTTTGAGCTAAAGGGATACAATAAG ATAGACGATAACACTTACCCCAATCTGATGGCCATACTGACCGGATACAATAACTCACTGGCCTACTCGGTTTGCAatccccggtcggtcggtcagctcGAGGAGTGTCCGTTCCTGTGGAAGTACTTCGCGGACAGTGGGTACGCGACGGCGTATGCCGAGGATGAGGCCGGTATCAACACGTTCAACTATCACAAGCAGGGCTTCGTGGTGCAACCCACCGACCATTACTTCCGTCCGGTGGCCCTGGCAGCGGAGAAGAATCTATCGAAGAAGCTCAAAAACTCGCTAACGTTCTGTCTCGGGTATCAGAACTACGCGGACTACATCTATCAGTACGCGCTCGATTTTGCGGTGCAGTACAGGAACGATCCATACTTTGGTCTGTTCTGGACGAACACGTTCAGCCACAATGACATCAGCGATCCTTCGTCGATGGATCTGCGGATGAAGTACTACCTCGATCAGCTGGAGGAGCGCGGCGTACTGAACAATAGCATGGTGGTGTTCTTCAGTGATCATGGGCTACGGTTTGGTCCGGTACGGATGCTACTGACGGGATGGCTGGAAGAGCGGTTACCGTTTAACTTCATCTGGCTACCGGAGTGGTTCCGCGAGGAGCATCCCGAGATCGTGCAGGCACTCAAGATTAACCGGAATCGGTTGACGAATCCGTACGATCTGCACGCTACGTTGAAGCACGTACTAGAGCTCTCGGGACGCATCTCGGATCTGCCGGGTCCGTTGAGTTGTCCCAACTGTCAGAGCATCTTCAACGAAATTCCGTGGAACCGGTCATGCGAAGAGACGGCCATCGAATCGCACTGGTGTACCTGCGCCAACTTTCAGCCCATCGACAAACactcggtgatggtgaggcGTGCGCTCGCGTACGTCTTCGATTACGTGAACCGGGATCTGGAAGAGCATCGAAATAGTACGGCGAGTAACTATGCCTGTGCCAAGCTTGAGCTCGGTGCAATCACGCTAGCGAAAATGGCCCGGCAACCGAAGGGGAAGCTGCCGTACGATGACTATCTGTTGATATTCGAGGGAAAACCGGGCGGTGGTAAGTTCGAGTCGACCGTACGCCACCATTTGAACCGCGACGTGTTCGAGATAACGGGCTCGATCAGTCGGCTGAACGAGTACGCCAGCCAGAGCGAATGTATGCACGTGGACTATTTGCGCAAATACTGCTACTGCCAGCGAGTGAAGTTGTTTTAG
- the LOC125956543 gene encoding uncharacterized protein LOC125956543 isoform X2 — protein MKSSVLQTLLEPAAGITGLGKKQLQQQHRSPAPTCTKNRRDGRPLLLQTADKCGRLPVIACAMVFCLTLYLYFTTTTWVETPQIIVTIPPDDVDLPGPKVPKGFLVWGPGCQIMDLNPLAKDVMRLFSKEQFVPCSPKKPLTTIEQNFDNDTVLVRFHPERMESYMPHYMRYVRCCYQSIERSGTKDKADKNFWVGECVAFNQSFLLPATVRNGFLVRCKAGVSEGSKSKKAIYTNAHALVRPVPSVQERIARFNGRVEKRPLSVLMIGIDSISRLNLIRAMPHTAQHLYNTGWFELKGYNKIDDNTYPNLMAILTGYNNSLAYSVCNPRSVGQLEECPFLWKYFADSGYATAYAEDEAGINTFNYHKQGFVVQPTDHYFRPVALAAEKNLSKKLKNSLTFCLGYQNYADYIYQYALDFAVQYRNDPYFGLFWTNTFSHNDISDPSSMDLRMKYYLDQLEERGVLNNSMVVFFSDHGLRFGPVRMLLTGWLEERLPFNFIWLPEWFREEHPEIVQALKINRNRLTNPYDLHATLKHVLELSGRISDLPGPLSCPNCQSIFNEIPWNRSCEETAIESHWCTCANFQPIDKHSVMVRRALAYVFDYVNRDLEEHRNSTASNYACAKLELGAITLAKMARQPKGKLPYDDYLLIFEGKPGGGKFESTVRHHLNRDVFEITGSISRLNEYASQSECMHVDYLRKYCYCQRVKLF, from the exons atgaaatcatcgGTGCTACAGACGCTGCTCGAACCGGCCGCCGGGATCACCGGGCTCGGTAAgaagcagctacagcaacagcatcgatCGCCAGCACCGACATGCACCAAGAATCGGCGCGATGGCCGTcccttgctgctgcaaacaGCGGACAAGTGTGGCCGGCTGCCAGTTATCGCCTGTGCGATGGTGTTCTGTCTCACGCTCTACCTATACTTCACGACCACCACCTGGGTGGAAACGCCCCAGATAATCGTTACCATCCCGCCGGACGACGTCGATCTGCCCGGACCCAAAG TGCCAAAGGGGTTTCTGGTGTGGGGTCCCGGTTGTCAGATCATGGATCTGAATCCCTTGGCCAAGGATGTGATGCGGCTGTTTAGCAAGGAACAGTTTGTACCGTGTAGCCCGAAGAAACCGCTGACGACGATCGAGCAGAACTTCGACAACGatacggtgctggtgcggttTCACCCGGAACGGATGGAATCGTACATGCCACACTACATGCGCTACGTGCGCTGTTGCTATCAGAGCATCGAGCGGTCCGGTACGAAGGATAAGGCGGACAAGAACTTCTG GGTTGGTGAATGCGTTGCCTTCAATCAATCCTTTCTGCTGCCGGCCACGGTCCGGAATGGGTTCCTAGTGCGCTGTAAAGCCGGTGTTTCGGAgggcagcaaatcgaagaAGGCCATCTACACCAATGCACACGCGCTAGTACGGCCAGTACCGAGCGTCCAGGAGCGGATAGCACGGTTTAATGGTCGCGTCGAGAAGCGGCCGCTGAGTGTGCTGATGATCGGTATCGACAGCATATCAAGACTGAATTTGATCCGTGCGATGCCCCATACGGCGCAGCATCTCTACAATACCGGTTGGTTTGAGCTAAAGGGATACAATAAG ATAGACGATAACACTTACCCCAATCTGATGGCCATACTGACCGGATACAATAACTCACTGGCCTACTCGGTTTGCAatccccggtcggtcggtcagctcGAGGAGTGTCCGTTCCTGTGGAAGTACTTCGCGGACAGTGGGTACGCGACGGCGTATGCCGAGGATGAGGCCGGTATCAACACGTTCAACTATCACAAGCAGGGCTTCGTGGTGCAACCCACCGACCATTACTTCCGTCCGGTGGCCCTGGCAGCGGAGAAGAATCTATCGAAGAAGCTCAAAAACTCGCTAACGTTCTGTCTCGGGTATCAGAACTACGCGGACTACATCTATCAGTACGCGCTCGATTTTGCGGTGCAGTACAGGAACGATCCATACTTTGGTCTGTTCTGGACGAACACGTTCAGCCACAATGACATCAGCGATCCTTCGTCGATGGATCTGCGGATGAAGTACTACCTCGATCAGCTGGAGGAGCGCGGCGTACTGAACAATAGCATGGTGGTGTTCTTCAGTGATCATGGGCTACGGTTTGGTCCGGTACGGATGCTACTGACGGGATGGCTGGAAGAGCGGTTACCGTTTAACTTCATCTGGCTACCGGAGTGGTTCCGCGAGGAGCATCCCGAGATCGTGCAGGCACTCAAGATTAACCGGAATCGGTTGACGAATCCGTACGATCTGCACGCTACGTTGAAGCACGTACTAGAGCTCTCGGGACGCATCTCGGATCTGCCGGGTCCGTTGAGTTGTCCCAACTGTCAGAGCATCTTCAACGAAATTCCGTGGAACCGGTCATGCGAAGAGACGGCCATCGAATCGCACTGGTGTACCTGCGCCAACTTTCAGCCCATCGACAAACactcggtgatggtgaggcGTGCGCTCGCGTACGTCTTCGATTACGTGAACCGGGATCTGGAAGAGCATCGAAATAGTACGGCGAGTAACTATGCCTGTGCCAAGCTTGAGCTCGGTGCAATCACGCTAGCGAAAATGGCCCGGCAACCGAAGGGGAAGCTGCCGTACGATGACTATCTGTTGATATTCGAGGGAAAACCGGGCGGTGGTAAGTTCGAGTCGACCGTACGCCACCATTTGAACCGCGACGTGTTCGAGATAACGGGCTCGATCAGTCGGCTGAACGAGTACGCCAGCCAGAGCGAATGTATGCACGTGGACTATTTGCGCAAATACTGCTACTGCCAGCGAGTGAAGTTGTTTTAG
- the LOC125956543 gene encoding uncharacterized protein LOC125956543 isoform X3 codes for MDLNPLAKDVMRLFSKEQFVPCSPKKPLTTIEQNFDNDTVLVRFHPERMESYMPHYMRYVRCCYQSIERSGTKDKADKNFWVGECVAFNQSFLLPATVRNGFLVRCKAGVSEGSKSKKAIYTNAHALVRPVPSVQERIARFNGRVEKRPLSVLMIGIDSISRLNLIRAMPHTAQHLYNTGWFELKGYNKIDDNTYPNLMAILTGYNNSLAYSVCNPRSVGQLEECPFLWKYFADSGYATAYAEDEAGINTFNYHKQGFVVQPTDHYFRPVALAAEKNLSKKLKNSLTFCLGYQNYADYIYQYALDFAVQYRNDPYFGLFWTNTFSHNDISDPSSMDLRMKYYLDQLEERGVLNNSMVVFFSDHGLRFGPVRMLLTGWLEERLPFNFIWLPEWFREEHPEIVQALKINRNRLTNPYDLHATLKHVLELSGRISDLPGPLSCPNCQSIFNEIPWNRSCEETAIESHWCTCANFQPIDKHSVMVRRALAYVFDYVNRDLEEHRNSTASNYACAKLELGAITLAKMARQPKGKLPYDDYLLIFEGKPGGGKFESTVRHHLNRDVFEITGSISRLNEYASQSECMHVDYLRKYCYCQRVKLF; via the exons ATGGATCTGAATCCCTTGGCCAAGGATGTGATGCGGCTGTTTAGCAAGGAACAGTTTGTACCGTGTAGCCCGAAGAAACCGCTGACGACGATCGAGCAGAACTTCGACAACGatacggtgctggtgcggttTCACCCGGAACGGATGGAATCGTACATGCCACACTACATGCGCTACGTGCGCTGTTGCTATCAGAGCATCGAGCGGTCCGGTACGAAGGATAAGGCGGACAAGAACTTCTG GGTTGGTGAATGCGTTGCCTTCAATCAATCCTTTCTGCTGCCGGCCACGGTCCGGAATGGGTTCCTAGTGCGCTGTAAAGCCGGTGTTTCGGAgggcagcaaatcgaagaAGGCCATCTACACCAATGCACACGCGCTAGTACGGCCAGTACCGAGCGTCCAGGAGCGGATAGCACGGTTTAATGGTCGCGTCGAGAAGCGGCCGCTGAGTGTGCTGATGATCGGTATCGACAGCATATCAAGACTGAATTTGATCCGTGCGATGCCCCATACGGCGCAGCATCTCTACAATACCGGTTGGTTTGAGCTAAAGGGATACAATAAG ATAGACGATAACACTTACCCCAATCTGATGGCCATACTGACCGGATACAATAACTCACTGGCCTACTCGGTTTGCAatccccggtcggtcggtcagctcGAGGAGTGTCCGTTCCTGTGGAAGTACTTCGCGGACAGTGGGTACGCGACGGCGTATGCCGAGGATGAGGCCGGTATCAACACGTTCAACTATCACAAGCAGGGCTTCGTGGTGCAACCCACCGACCATTACTTCCGTCCGGTGGCCCTGGCAGCGGAGAAGAATCTATCGAAGAAGCTCAAAAACTCGCTAACGTTCTGTCTCGGGTATCAGAACTACGCGGACTACATCTATCAGTACGCGCTCGATTTTGCGGTGCAGTACAGGAACGATCCATACTTTGGTCTGTTCTGGACGAACACGTTCAGCCACAATGACATCAGCGATCCTTCGTCGATGGATCTGCGGATGAAGTACTACCTCGATCAGCTGGAGGAGCGCGGCGTACTGAACAATAGCATGGTGGTGTTCTTCAGTGATCATGGGCTACGGTTTGGTCCGGTACGGATGCTACTGACGGGATGGCTGGAAGAGCGGTTACCGTTTAACTTCATCTGGCTACCGGAGTGGTTCCGCGAGGAGCATCCCGAGATCGTGCAGGCACTCAAGATTAACCGGAATCGGTTGACGAATCCGTACGATCTGCACGCTACGTTGAAGCACGTACTAGAGCTCTCGGGACGCATCTCGGATCTGCCGGGTCCGTTGAGTTGTCCCAACTGTCAGAGCATCTTCAACGAAATTCCGTGGAACCGGTCATGCGAAGAGACGGCCATCGAATCGCACTGGTGTACCTGCGCCAACTTTCAGCCCATCGACAAACactcggtgatggtgaggcGTGCGCTCGCGTACGTCTTCGATTACGTGAACCGGGATCTGGAAGAGCATCGAAATAGTACGGCGAGTAACTATGCCTGTGCCAAGCTTGAGCTCGGTGCAATCACGCTAGCGAAAATGGCCCGGCAACCGAAGGGGAAGCTGCCGTACGATGACTATCTGTTGATATTCGAGGGAAAACCGGGCGGTGGTAAGTTCGAGTCGACCGTACGCCACCATTTGAACCGCGACGTGTTCGAGATAACGGGCTCGATCAGTCGGCTGAACGAGTACGCCAGCCAGAGCGAATGTATGCACGTGGACTATTTGCGCAAATACTGCTACTGCCAGCGAGTGAAGTTGTTTTAG